Genomic window (Allostreptomyces psammosilenae):
CCGAACGCCGGAAAATCTTGGTCGGCTTTCCCCAAGTTGACAAGGTCTCACTAGGAGGATTGACGATCAGTGACGCGGTGATGACGCAGGGGCGCGCTCGGCCGTGACGCCCCGGCGCGCGGGGCCGCTCAGGACGCGACGCGCCAGTTCGCCGGGGGCGCCTGCTTGCCGGTGTGCGACGGGTCCCGCTCGACCACCGGGTCGAGGATCTCGTCGATCCGGGCCATGAGTTCGGCCTCCAGCCGGACCCCGGCGGCGGCGACGTTCTCCGCCACCTGCTCGGGGCGCGAGGCGCCGATGATCGCCGAGGAGACGTTCGGGTTCTGCAGCACCCAGGCCACGGCCAGCTGGGCCATGGTCAGGCCGGCCTCCTCGGCCAGCGGGCGCAGCTGCTGCACCCGGGTCAGCACGTCGTCGCGCAGCCAGCGCGAGACCATGCCCGCCCCGCCCTTGTCGTCGGTCGCCCGCGAGCCCGCGGGGGCCTCCTGCCCCGGGAGGTACTTGCCGGTCAGCACGCCCTGCGCGATCGGGGACCAGACGATCTGGCCGATTCCCAGCTCCTCGCAGGTGGGGACGACCTCGGCCTCGATCACCCGCCACAGCGCGGAGTACTGCGGCTGGCTGGAGACAAGCGGAACGTTCAACTCCCGTGCCAGGGCCCAGCCGCGCCGGATCTGGTCGGCGGTCCACTCGCTCACGCCGATGTAGTGCGCCTTGCCGGCGTGCACCAGGTCGGCGAAGGCCGACATGGTCTCCTCCAGCGGGGTGGAGTGGTCGAACCGGTGGGCCTGGTAGAGGTCGACGTAGTCGGTCCCCAGGCGGCGCAGCGAGCCGTCGATCGACTCCATGATGTGCTTGCGGGACAGGCCCCGGTTGTTGCGGCCGGGGGACGGCTGGGCCGGCCAGAAGACCTTGGTGAAGATCTCCAGGTCCTCGCGGCGCTCGCCCTTCAGGGCGCGGCCGAGGACCTCCTCGGCGCGGGTGCCGGCGTAGACGTCGGCGGTGTCGAAGGTGGTGATGCCGGCGTCCAGGGCGGCGCGCACGCAGGAGGTGGCCGTCTCCTCCTCCACCTGGGAGCCGTGGGTGAGCCAGTTGCCGTAGGAGATCTCGCTGATGACCAGGCCACTACGGCCGAGATGACGGAATTCCATGTCCGGAACCCTACGACCGCGCGGGCGGCCGGGCCACGCCGGCACGGCTTCCGGCACCCCCGCTGACCTGGCCGGCTGCGGCCACGGCCGGCCCGGCGGCCCGGCCGGCGTCGCTCGGCCGGGCCGGCCGCGCGCGGGGCCGCGCGGCGCCGGGAGGGTCAGAGGGCGACGACCTCGCCGCTGGCGGCCGAGGCGTGGGCCGCCTCCAGGACCGTGAGGACGTCCACGGCCTGCGCGGCCTCGACCGGGGCCGGCGCCCGTCCGCGCAGCGCCTCGCCCACGGCGGCGTAGAAGGCCGGGTAGTCGCCCGGCTCGGTGGCCAGGGTGCGCAGGTCGCCGGGCTCGGCGTCGGCGCCGATGGTGCCCCAGGCGCCCTGCGGCTCCGCGCCCCAGCCCTCGCCCCCGGGACGCAGGCCCGCCCGCAGCGCGCCCTCCTGCGGGTCGAGCCCGTACTTCAGGTAGCTGCCGGCGGTGCCGAACACCCGGAAGCGCGGGGTGCGCTGGGAGGCGAGGGTCCCCATCCACAGGTGGGAGCGGACCCCGCTGGTGTGGGTGAGGGCGATGAAGGAGTCGTCGTCCGCGCCGGTGCCGGGGCGGCGCACGTCCGCCTCGGCGTACACCCGCGCGGCCGGCCCGAACAGCTGCAGGGCCTGGTCGACCAGGTGGCTGCCGAGGTCGTACAGCAGCCCGCCGACCTCGGCCGGGTCGGCCGACTCCCGCCAGCCGCCCTTGGGCGCCGGCCGCCAGCGGTCGAAGCGCGACTCGAAGCGGGTGACGGTGCCGAGCGCGCCGGAGTCCAGCACCGTGCGCACGGTGCGGAAGTCGCCGTCCCAGCGGCGGTTGTGGAAGACGGTGAGCAGCAGCCCGCGCTCCGCCGCGAGGTCCACCAGCTCCCGGCCCTCCCGCGCGGTGGGGGCCAGCGGCTTGTCGACCACGACCGGGAGGCCGGCCCGCAGGGCGGCGCGCGCGAGGGGGACGTGGGTGCGGTTGGGGGAGGCGACGACGAGCAGGTCGAGCCGGTCGGCGCCGTCCTCCAGGAGGCGCTCGGCGCTGTCGACCAGCCGGACGCCGGGGTACTCGCGGGCCGCCCGGGCGCGGCGTTCCGGGTCGGCGGTGACCACGGTGTCCAGGGCCAGGCCCTCGGTGGCGGCGATCAGCGGCGCGTGGAAGACGGCGCCGGCGGTGCCGAAGCCGACCAGCCCGACCCGCAGCGGGGTGTCCGCGTGGTTCGCGGTGCTCTCGGTGCTCATGGTCCCATTGGATCAGCCGTCCGCCGGTTCCCTCGGACCGGGCGGCCCGGCGCGCTGCGGGCCGGCGTCGGCGGCCGACTCCTCGGCCGCGCGGGTCCGCCGTGCCGGTGGGACCGCGCCGTGGAACGGCCACGGCGCGCGGGAGCGACCAGCGTCCCGCGGAGCGCCGCACGGCCACGCGGGCACGCGACGGAGGAAGGGGACCGCATGCGCGGCGTCCTGGCGGGCCGGCTGGCCGGAACGGGTACGACGATCTTCGCGGAGATGTCCGAGCTGGCCACCCGGACCGGGGCGATCAACCTGGGCCAGGGCTTCCCGGACACCGACGGTCCGGCCGAGGTGATGGAGGCCGCCGTGCGCGCCCTGCGGGAGGGGCGGGGCAACCAGTACCCGCCGGGGGCGGGCGTTCCCGAGCTGCGTCAGGCGGTCGCCCGGCACCAGAGGCGCTGGTACGGGCTGGACGTGGACCCGGACCGCGAGGTGCTGGTGACGGCGGGGGCCACCGAGGCGATCGCCGCGGCGCTGCTGGCCCTGGTGGAGCCGGGGGACGAGGTGGTGGCGCTGGAGCCCTACTACGACTCGTACACGGCGGGCATCGCGATGGCCGGCGGGGTGCGGGTCGGGGTACCGCTGCGCGCCCCGGACTTCCGGCTGGACGTGGCGGCGCTGCGCGCGGCGGTGGGGCCGCGCACCCGGTTGATCCTGCTGAACTCGCCGCACAACCCCACCGGTACGGTGCTCACCCGCGAGGAGCTGGCCGAGGTGGCGCGGATCGCCGTGGAGCGGGACCTGCTGGTGCTCACCGACGAGGTGTACGAGCACCTGACCTACGGGGTGCCGCACCTGCCGCTCGCCACCTTCCCGGGCATGGCGGAGCGGACGCTGACCGTCTCCTCCGCCGGCAAGACGTTCTCCTTCACCGGGTGGAAGGTGGGCTGGGTGCACGGACCCGCGGAGCTGGTGGCGGCGGTGCGCACGGCGAAGCAGTTCCTCACCTACGTGTCCGGCGGCCCGCTGCAGTACGCGGTCGCGGAGGCGCTGGACGGCCAGGACGACTGGGTGCGCGGCCTGGCGGCGGAGCTGCGCGGCCGGCGCGACCTGCTGGTCGACGGCCTGCGGCGGGCCGGCTTCGAGGTGTACGTGCCGGACGGCACCTACTTCGTCACGGCGGACGCCAGCCCGCTCGGTTTCCGGGACGGCCGGGAGCTGTGCCGCAGGCTCCCGGAGCTGTGCGGGGTGGTGGCGATCCCCTCGGTGGTCTTCCACGAGCGGCAGGGGCCGGACGCGCCGAGCGCGCCGCTGATCCGGTTCGCGTTCTGCAAGCGGCCCGAGGAGCTTCGGGCGGCAGCCTCCCGGCTGGCGCGGCTGGCGCCGTCCGGCTCCTGACGGCGCCCCGGTTTCCGCCGCGGGGTCAGCTCCCGGACGGCGCGGCGGGGGGCGGGCCGGTCGGCGCGCTGACCGGCGCGCCGACCGGTGGGCGGCGCGGCGCCCCCGGGGCCGCCTCCAGGTCGGTCGGCCGGGTGCGGGCGTTCCATCCGGGCACGGCCGTGGCGTCGGCGTGGGCCGCGCCGGCGGCGGGCAGCACGGCGACCGGCCGGCCGCCCGGCGGCCGCAGCACGATCCGGGTGTCGCCGGGCAGGCCGTCGTCCAGGCGCAGTTCGGGGGCGTCGGAGCCGGCGGCCGGGGTGAAGGTGCAGTCGATGAACTCCACGTTCTCCGGCGCGCCGTCGGCCAGCGGGAAGGACGCCCCGGCGTCCCGGTAGCCGCCGAAGGCGCAGCGCACGAAGCGCACCGGGGCGCCGGGGAGCTGGTGGTGCCGGGTGACCACGGCGTGCGCGGCCAGGCCCGCCCCGTCCACGTGCAGGTCGGCGAAGGTGGCCCCGCGCTCGGCCCCGAGCGCGTGCAGCAGCACGCCGCCGCCGGCGTTGCCGTGCAGCAGCGCGCCCGTGTAGACGAAGTCGTTGAGGTAGGCGCCGTGGTTGATGCCGGGGCCGCCGTTGTGGAAGGCCACGAAGTGGCTGATGGTGTCGGGCCGGCTGCGGTTCTGCCAGACGAACAGCCCGCCGCCGGCGTTGTTGTGGGCCAGGCAGCCGTCGACCCGCCACTCGCCGTTGCCGCCCTCGGGCCAGGAGAACCCGGCGCTGCCCTCGCTGCCCTGCACGCCGACCGCGACGCACCCGGTGGCCCGGCTGCCCACCCCGGCGCCCAGGGAGAAGCCGGCCAGGCGGTATCCGCGGAACGGCGGGTCGACCCGGACCAGGGAGGCCACGCAGCCCTCCCAGCGCACCTCGTCCGAGGGCTCCTGCGGGGTGCGGGTGTCCGGGGCGTCGTCCCACCAGTAGGGGTCCTCCCAGGTGTCGTGGCTGACGCAGCCGCGGAAGGTGATGCCGTGGCTGGCGTGCGGCACGAAGGCGTGGTGGCCGGTGTCGGTGACCACCACGCCCTCCACGAGCGTCCCCCGGGAGGCGTCGCCCAGCATGTGGAAGTGCAGCGCGTAGCGCCCGGTGAGCCCGGCGGTGACCGGCCGGACGCCCTCCGGGGAGCGCCAGGTCTCGGCGGTGTCCCGGCGCGGCCCCATCCAGCGCAGCCGGGTGTGCCGGATCTCCTGCCGGGCGCTGCTGGTGATGTGCACGTGCGCCCGGCCGGTCGCGGTGCCCTCCACCCGGACGTTGCGGGTGAGGTTGAGCACCTCGGCGCCCACCGGGGCGCCTCCCGCCGGGGCGACGGCCGGGTGGTCGTGCTCCAGGGCGCGGTCCAGGGTGAGCGTCCGGCCGGACAGGGCGGTGAGCGTGCGCAGCTCGTGGCCGTCGGTGGCGCCGTCGGCGCCCGGCGGGGCGGTGGGGGTGACCACGATCTCGTCGCCCGGCCGCCACCCGGCGGGGTCGGCGGCCAGGTGGAGCGTGGTGTCGCCGGCGCGCGCGGGACCGTCCGCGCGGATCCAGGCGGTGCGGTCGGCGCCGTGCCAGCGCAGCACCCCGGCGCCGACCACCCACACGCCGGTGTCGGTGTCGGTCGGCTCCATCACGGTGCCGCGGAAGGCGGCCTCGTCGGCGCCGGTCAGCCGCAGGGTGTGGACCAGGTCGGGGCGGTCCGGGGCGAGGGTGAGCGTGCCGGCGACGACGACGTTGCCGGCGCTGGCCAGGGTGAGGGTGCGGTCGCCGGCGTACTCCAGCGACCCGGTGGCCTCGATGGTCAGCGAGGCGACCTCGGCGTCGGTGTCCAGCAGGACCGGTCCGGTCAGCACGACGTGGCTGTCCGGCCCGGGCGGCGGGCCGTCCCAGCCGTCGGGGTCGGACCAGGTGGTGGACGGCCCTCGCGGGGTGACCGTGCGGGCGGCGGCGGCCGGGCGGTCGTCGCCGGAGCGGGCCCGGTGGACGGTGACGGCCGCCCCGCCGAGCGCGGCCGCGGCGCCGGCCGCGAGGCCGTACCGGACCACGGACCGCCGACCGGGCCGCCCGGGCGCGGGCGGTGCGCTCTCCTGCATCGTGCCCCCTCCGCCGACCTGGCCCCCGCCCCCGGCCGGGGGACGGACGGGGGCCGGGAGCGCGCCTGTGGTGGTCATCGAACCACCCGGCGCGGCGGGATGGGG
Coding sequences:
- a CDS encoding Gfo/Idh/MocA family protein; the encoded protein is MSTESTANHADTPLRVGLVGFGTAGAVFHAPLIAATEGLALDTVVTADPERRARAAREYPGVRLVDSAERLLEDGADRLDLLVVASPNRTHVPLARAALRAGLPVVVDKPLAPTAREGRELVDLAAERGLLLTVFHNRRWDGDFRTVRTVLDSGALGTVTRFESRFDRWRPAPKGGWRESADPAEVGGLLYDLGSHLVDQALQLFGPAARVYAEADVRRPGTGADDDSFIALTHTSGVRSHLWMGTLASQRTPRFRVFGTAGSYLKYGLDPQEGALRAGLRPGGEGWGAEPQGAWGTIGADAEPGDLRTLATEPGDYPAFYAAVGEALRGRAPAPVEAAQAVDVLTVLEAAHASAASGEVVAL
- a CDS encoding aldo/keto reductase family protein; translated protein: MEFRHLGRSGLVISEISYGNWLTHGSQVEEETATSCVRAALDAGITTFDTADVYAGTRAEEVLGRALKGERREDLEIFTKVFWPAQPSPGRNNRGLSRKHIMESIDGSLRRLGTDYVDLYQAHRFDHSTPLEETMSAFADLVHAGKAHYIGVSEWTADQIRRGWALARELNVPLVSSQPQYSALWRVIEAEVVPTCEELGIGQIVWSPIAQGVLTGKYLPGQEAPAGSRATDDKGGAGMVSRWLRDDVLTRVQQLRPLAEEAGLTMAQLAVAWVLQNPNVSSAIIGASRPEQVAENVAAAGVRLEAELMARIDEILDPVVERDPSHTGKQAPPANWRVAS
- a CDS encoding pyridoxal phosphate-dependent aminotransferase, whose translation is MRGVLAGRLAGTGTTIFAEMSELATRTGAINLGQGFPDTDGPAEVMEAAVRALREGRGNQYPPGAGVPELRQAVARHQRRWYGLDVDPDREVLVTAGATEAIAAALLALVEPGDEVVALEPYYDSYTAGIAMAGGVRVGVPLRAPDFRLDVAALRAAVGPRTRLILLNSPHNPTGTVLTREELAEVARIAVERDLLVLTDEVYEHLTYGVPHLPLATFPGMAERTLTVSSAGKTFSFTGWKVGWVHGPAELVAAVRTAKQFLTYVSGGPLQYAVAEALDGQDDWVRGLAAELRGRRDLLVDGLRRAGFEVYVPDGTYFVTADASPLGFRDGRELCRRLPELCGVVAIPSVVFHERQGPDAPSAPLIRFAFCKRPEELRAAASRLARLAPSGS